From Deltaproteobacteria bacterium, the proteins below share one genomic window:
- a CDS encoding class I SAM-dependent DNA methyltransferase, translating to MAARRKSKKEAEGTAANVGYEAQLWQMADALRGSMDAAEYKHVVLGLIFLKYISDAFEEQHAKLVADKKSGADPEDPDEYRAQSIFWVPPEARWTHLKAQAKQPTIGQLVDDAMAGIERDNPALKGVLPKDYARPALDKTRLGQLIDLISNIKVGDEAARAKDVLGRVYEYFLSQFASAEGKKGGEFYTPRCVVKLLVEMLEPYRGRVYDPCCGSSGMFVQSVEFIRAHANGNGNGGKARTDISIYGQESNYTTWRLAKMNLAIRGIDGQIAHGDTFYADRHPDLKADFILANPPFNISDWGGERLGQDKRWQYGAPPKGNANFAWVQHIVHHLAPAGVAGFVLANGSMSSNQSGEGEIRRSLVEADLVDCMVALPGQLFYSTQIPACLWFLARDRRNGKFRNRRGQVLFIDARKLGRMVDRTHRELTDEDIARIADTYHAWRGEKEAGEYADVPGFCKSAVLEEVRKHGHVLTPGRYVGAEAQGDDGEPFDEKMKRLTATLREQQAEAAKLDAAIAANLKELGYGG from the coding sequence ATGGCAGCACGGCGCAAGAGCAAGAAGGAGGCGGAGGGCACGGCCGCGAACGTCGGCTACGAGGCCCAGCTCTGGCAGATGGCCGATGCGCTCCGCGGCAGCATGGACGCCGCCGAGTACAAGCACGTCGTCCTCGGCCTGATCTTCCTCAAGTACATCTCCGACGCCTTCGAGGAGCAGCACGCGAAGCTCGTCGCTGACAAGAAGAGCGGCGCTGACCCCGAGGACCCGGACGAGTACCGCGCCCAGAGCATCTTCTGGGTCCCGCCCGAGGCGCGCTGGACGCACCTGAAGGCGCAGGCGAAGCAGCCCACCATCGGCCAGCTCGTGGACGACGCGATGGCCGGCATCGAGCGCGACAACCCGGCGCTCAAGGGCGTGCTGCCCAAGGACTACGCCCGCCCCGCGCTCGACAAGACGCGCCTCGGCCAGCTCATCGATCTCATCAGCAACATCAAGGTCGGCGACGAGGCCGCCCGCGCCAAGGACGTGCTCGGCCGCGTCTACGAGTACTTCCTCTCGCAGTTCGCGAGCGCCGAGGGCAAGAAGGGCGGCGAGTTCTACACGCCGCGCTGCGTGGTCAAGCTGCTGGTCGAGATGCTCGAGCCCTACCGCGGCCGCGTCTACGACCCCTGCTGCGGCTCCTCGGGCATGTTCGTGCAGTCGGTGGAGTTCATCCGCGCCCACGCGAACGGCAACGGGAACGGTGGCAAGGCCAGGACCGACATCTCGATCTACGGCCAGGAGTCGAACTACACGACCTGGCGCCTCGCCAAGATGAACCTCGCCATCCGTGGCATCGACGGCCAGATCGCCCACGGCGACACCTTCTACGCCGACCGCCACCCCGACCTCAAGGCCGACTTCATCCTCGCCAATCCACCCTTCAACATCTCCGACTGGGGCGGCGAGCGCTTAGGCCAAGACAAGCGCTGGCAGTACGGCGCCCCGCCCAAGGGCAACGCCAACTTCGCCTGGGTGCAGCACATCGTCCACCACCTCGCGCCCGCGGGCGTGGCCGGCTTCGTGCTCGCCAACGGCTCGATGTCGTCCAACCAGTCCGGCGAGGGCGAGATCCGAAGGAGCCTCGTCGAGGCCGACCTCGTGGACTGCATGGTGGCGCTGCCGGGCCAGCTCTTCTATTCGACGCAGATCCCGGCCTGCCTGTGGTTCCTCGCGCGCGACCGCAGGAACGGCAAGTTCCGCAACCGCCGCGGCCAGGTGCTTTTCATCGACGCCCGCAAGCTCGGCCGCATGGTGGACCGCACCCACCGCGAGCTGACCGACGAGGACATCGCCCGCATCGCCGACACCTACCACGCCTGGCGCGGCGAAAAGGAGGCGGGCGAGTACGCCGACGTGCCCGGCTTCTGCAAGAGCGCGGTGCTGGAGGAGGTTCGCAAGCACGGACACGTGCTCACCCCCGGACGCTACGTCGGCGCCGAGGCGCAGGGGGACGACGGCGAGCCGTTCGACGAAAAGATGAAGCGCCTCACCGCGACGCTGCGCGAGCAGCAGGCCGAGGCCGCAAAGCTCGATGCCGCCATCGCCGCCAACCTGAAGGAGCTTGGGTATGGCGGGTAA
- a CDS encoding DEAD/DEAH box helicase, whose protein sequence is MRYDAERALELLRLGSGRRDAVFREGQGEAIRHIVEGAGRLLVVQKTGWGKSFVYFIATKLLREAGLGPAILISPLLALMRNQILAAERMGVRARTIHSGNQEEWEEVERAIRRDEVDILLVSPERLANERFREEVLAQVADRVALLVIDEAHCISDWGHDFRPHYRLLERIVGTLPSSLRLLATTATANDRVMEDLAAVLGPDLAISRGDLQRPSLALQTIRLPSQAERLAWLAEHVPALPGNGVIYTLTVRDAGQVAAWLRSRGIDVEAYTGDTGDRRAELEQALLENRVKALVATTALGMGFDKPDLAFVIHYQTPGSVVAYYQQVGRAGRALDAAYGVLLSGEEETDITDYFIESAFPTPEEVGAVLEALEAAPQGLSVRELMGEVNVSFGRIQKTIDLLSLESPAPIAKQGAKWQLTAANLSDAFWARAERLTALRRAEQGHMQEYVTLGSGHMEFLIRALDGPPGELSQPVLPPLPTTVDPGLVRDAIEFLRRTSLPIEPRKQWPAGGLPRYGVSGRIPKELQAQPGKALCVWGDAGWGASVRLGKYHDGRFSDDLVEACRQLVEQWGPDPAPTWVTCVASRRHPDLVPDFARRLAGALGFAFESVLVRTDDRPEQKTMANSTQQARNVDGSLEVRGRVRGEPVLLVDDMVDSRWTLTVAAWLLRSHESGVVWPLALAQTGSGSND, encoded by the coding sequence GTGCGCTACGACGCGGAGCGCGCCCTGGAGCTGCTCCGCCTGGGATCGGGGCGGCGCGATGCCGTGTTCCGCGAAGGGCAGGGGGAGGCGATCCGTCACATTGTCGAAGGCGCCGGGCGGCTGCTCGTGGTGCAGAAGACGGGCTGGGGGAAGAGCTTCGTCTACTTTATCGCGACGAAGCTGCTGCGTGAAGCTGGTCTGGGCCCTGCGATCCTCATCTCGCCGCTGCTGGCCCTGATGCGCAACCAGATCCTCGCCGCCGAGCGCATGGGCGTACGCGCCCGGACCATCCACTCCGGCAATCAGGAGGAATGGGAGGAGGTCGAGCGCGCGATCCGGCGCGACGAAGTGGACATCCTGCTCGTCTCTCCCGAGCGGCTCGCCAACGAGCGCTTCCGCGAAGAGGTCTTGGCGCAGGTCGCCGATCGGGTTGCCCTGCTCGTGATCGACGAGGCCCACTGCATCTCCGATTGGGGGCACGACTTCCGCCCGCACTACCGGCTGCTCGAGCGCATCGTGGGCACCCTCCCGTCGAGCCTGCGGCTGCTCGCGACGACCGCCACCGCGAACGACCGGGTGATGGAGGATCTGGCGGCCGTGCTCGGGCCCGACCTGGCGATCTCTCGGGGAGACCTTCAGCGCCCCTCGCTTGCGCTCCAGACGATCCGCCTGCCGAGCCAGGCCGAGCGTCTGGCCTGGCTCGCGGAGCACGTGCCGGCGCTTCCGGGCAACGGCGTCATCTACACGCTGACTGTTCGCGACGCGGGGCAGGTGGCCGCATGGCTCCGGTCGCGCGGGATCGATGTCGAGGCATACACCGGCGACACGGGCGATCGCCGTGCCGAGCTCGAGCAGGCGCTCCTCGAGAACCGCGTGAAGGCGCTGGTGGCGACGACTGCGCTGGGCATGGGATTCGACAAGCCTGACCTGGCTTTCGTCATCCACTACCAGACGCCGGGCTCGGTGGTGGCCTACTACCAGCAGGTGGGCCGCGCGGGCCGCGCACTCGATGCGGCCTACGGCGTGCTGCTGTCCGGCGAGGAGGAGACCGACATCACCGACTACTTCATCGAGAGCGCGTTCCCCACGCCCGAAGAGGTCGGTGCGGTGCTCGAGGCACTCGAGGCGGCGCCGCAGGGTCTTTCGGTGCGGGAGCTGATGGGCGAGGTCAATGTCAGCTTTGGGCGGATCCAGAAGACCATCGACCTGCTCTCGCTGGAGTCGCCCGCCCCGATCGCCAAGCAGGGCGCGAAGTGGCAGCTCACCGCCGCGAACCTGAGCGATGCCTTCTGGGCGCGCGCCGAGCGGCTCACGGCGCTGCGACGGGCGGAGCAGGGCCACATGCAGGAGTACGTGACCCTGGGTTCTGGGCACATGGAGTTCTTGATCCGGGCGCTCGACGGACCGCCCGGCGAGCTCTCACAGCCGGTTCTGCCGCCCCTGCCAACCACGGTAGATCCGGGGCTCGTCCGCGATGCGATCGAGTTCCTGCGACGTACGAGCCTGCCCATCGAGCCGCGGAAGCAGTGGCCGGCCGGAGGTCTGCCGCGCTACGGCGTCTCCGGTCGCATCCCGAAGGAGCTCCAGGCCCAGCCGGGCAAGGCGCTCTGCGTGTGGGGCGATGCCGGCTGGGGGGCCTCGGTCCGGCTCGGGAAGTATCATGACGGTCGGTTCTCGGATGATCTCGTTGAGGCTTGTCGGCAGCTCGTCGAGCAATGGGGCCCGGACCCGGCCCCGACGTGGGTGACTTGCGTGGCCTCACGGCGCCACCCTGACCTCGTGCCGGATTTCGCGCGACGGCTCGCCGGTGCACTCGGGTTTGCGTTCGAGTCGGTCCTGGTGAGGACGGATGACCGCCCGGAGCAGAAAACCATGGCCAACAGCACCCAGCAGGCACGGAACGTTGATGGGTCACTGGAGGTTCGCGGCCGGGTGCGGGGCGAGCCCGTGCTGCTGGTAGACGACATGGTGGATTCGCGGTGGACCCTCACCGTGGCCGCCTGGCTGCTGCGCTCGCATGAGAGCGGCGTGGTCTGGCCGCTTGCCCTGGCCCAGACGGGATCGGGCTCCAATGACTGA
- a CDS encoding helix-turn-helix domain-containing protein, which produces MAPDERWVGVDDVAAHLGVGKDSIYRWVENRGLPARKVGRLLRFRLSEVDAWVEAGEGERPAEPPPPAPAPRRGRRSKKKDGGR; this is translated from the coding sequence GTGGCGCCGGACGAGCGCTGGGTCGGCGTCGACGACGTGGCCGCGCATCTCGGCGTGGGCAAGGACTCCATCTACCGCTGGGTCGAGAACCGCGGTCTTCCTGCCCGCAAGGTGGGGCGCCTCCTCCGCTTCAGGCTCTCGGAGGTGGACGCTTGGGTCGAGGCGGGGGAGGGCGAGCGACCCGCCGAGCCTCCGCCTCCCGCGCCGGCCCCTAGGCGCGGCAGGCGCAGCAAGAAGAAGGACGGCGGGCGATGA
- a CDS encoding type I restriction endonuclease subunit R, with product MSGHFTESTVEQAALAWLEAGGWQVAHGPVIAPDMPAAERADYGEVVLAHRLRDALTRLNPDLPTEALEDAFRRLSRPEGAELIQRNRALHRLLVDGVTVEYRDADGAIRGAQARVIGFEDVQANDWLAVNQFTVVENRHTRRPDVVLFVNGLPLAVLELKNAASEDATIWTAFQQLQTYKSELPALFATNAVLVVSDGVEARVGTLSAGQEWFKPWRTISGEAVADAHVPELQVVIEGLLAPRRFLDLVRDFIVFEDDGGRVVKKMAGYHQFHAVQVAVGETLRAAELARADHVAEGGGRYEAGRRPGGKPGDRRVGVVWHTQGSGKSLTMAFYAGRIVREPAMENPTIVVLTDRNDLDDQLFGTFSRCQDLLRQPPVQAESRAHLRELLAVQAGGVVFTTIHKFFPEEKGDRHPTLSERRNIVVIADEAHRSQYDFIDGYARHMRDALPHASFIGFTGTPIELQDANTRAVFGGYISVYDIQRAVEDGATVPIYYESRLAKLALDEAERPRIDPDFEEATEGEEVERKEKLKTKWAQLEAVVGSQKRLEIVARDIVEHFEKRLDARDGKAMVVCMSRRICVELYDEIVKLRPDWAGDEDGVSDERGAIKVVMTGSASDPVEWQKHIRNKPRREALANRFRDPADPLRMVLVRDMWLTGFDAPSLHTMYVDKPMRGHGLMQAIARVNRVFERKLGGLVVDYLGLAHELKRALATYTESGGTGRTALDQDEAVAVMLEKYEVCCGLFHGFDRGKWTTGTPQERLGLLPPAQEHILAQENGKDRCLRAVRELSQAFALAVPHEEALRIRDDVSFFQAVAAVLAKRAPGEARPEEDLDHAVRQIISRAVAPEGVVDIFAAAGLEKPEISILSDEFLAEVRGMPQRNLAVELLQKLLKGELATRRRKNVVQARSFAEMLEQTIRRYQNRAIEAAQVIEELIQLAKDMRAANARGETLGLSEDELAFYDALETNDSAVKVLGDETLRGIARELVETVRNNVTIDWTLRENVRAQLRVLVKRILRKHGYPPDKQEKATQTVLEQAALLSEVWATA from the coding sequence ATGAGCGGGCACTTCACCGAATCAACCGTCGAGCAGGCCGCCCTCGCCTGGCTGGAGGCCGGCGGCTGGCAGGTCGCCCACGGCCCCGTCATCGCCCCCGACATGCCCGCCGCCGAGCGCGCCGACTACGGCGAGGTGGTCCTCGCCCACCGGCTGCGCGACGCGCTCACGCGCCTCAATCCCGACCTCCCTACCGAAGCGCTGGAGGACGCCTTCCGCAGACTGTCGCGTCCCGAAGGCGCGGAGCTGATCCAGCGCAACCGGGCACTGCACCGGCTGCTGGTGGACGGTGTGACGGTCGAGTACCGCGACGCCGACGGTGCGATCCGTGGCGCGCAGGCGCGCGTGATCGGATTCGAGGACGTACAGGCCAACGACTGGCTGGCGGTCAACCAGTTCACGGTGGTCGAGAACAGGCACACGCGCCGACCGGACGTCGTGCTGTTCGTCAACGGCCTGCCACTCGCGGTGCTGGAGCTCAAGAACGCCGCCAGCGAGGATGCCACGATCTGGACCGCCTTCCAGCAGCTTCAGACCTACAAGTCCGAGCTGCCGGCACTCTTCGCGACCAACGCCGTGCTGGTCGTGTCGGACGGTGTCGAAGCCCGCGTCGGGACGCTCTCGGCCGGTCAGGAGTGGTTCAAGCCCTGGCGCACGATATCGGGCGAGGCGGTGGCCGACGCGCACGTGCCCGAGCTCCAGGTCGTGATCGAGGGGTTGCTGGCGCCGCGGCGCTTCCTGGATCTGGTGCGTGACTTCATCGTGTTCGAGGACGACGGCGGCCGCGTCGTCAAGAAGATGGCGGGCTACCACCAGTTCCACGCCGTGCAGGTGGCGGTGGGCGAGACGCTGCGGGCCGCCGAGCTGGCGCGCGCGGATCACGTGGCCGAGGGCGGCGGGCGCTACGAGGCGGGGCGCAGGCCGGGCGGCAAGCCCGGCGACCGGCGCGTCGGCGTGGTCTGGCACACCCAGGGCTCGGGAAAGAGCCTGACCATGGCCTTCTACGCCGGCCGCATCGTTCGCGAGCCGGCGATGGAGAACCCGACGATCGTGGTGCTCACCGATCGCAACGACCTCGACGACCAGCTCTTCGGCACCTTCTCACGCTGCCAGGACCTGCTGCGACAGCCGCCGGTGCAGGCCGAGAGCCGCGCGCATCTGCGCGAGCTGCTCGCGGTGCAGGCGGGCGGCGTGGTCTTCACGACCATCCACAAGTTCTTCCCCGAGGAGAAAGGCGACCGGCACCCGACACTCTCGGAGCGCCGCAACATCGTGGTGATCGCCGACGAGGCGCACCGCAGTCAGTACGACTTCATCGACGGCTACGCGCGCCACATGCGCGATGCCCTACCGCACGCCTCGTTCATCGGCTTCACCGGCACGCCGATCGAGCTGCAGGACGCCAACACGCGCGCCGTGTTCGGCGGCTACATCAGCGTCTACGACATCCAGCGTGCGGTGGAGGACGGCGCCACGGTGCCGATCTACTACGAGAGCCGGCTTGCGAAGCTGGCGCTCGATGAGGCGGAACGGCCGAGGATCGACCCCGACTTCGAGGAAGCCACCGAGGGCGAGGAGGTCGAGCGCAAGGAGAAGCTCAAGACCAAGTGGGCGCAGCTCGAAGCCGTGGTGGGCTCACAGAAGCGGCTGGAGATCGTGGCGCGCGACATCGTCGAGCACTTCGAGAAGCGGCTGGACGCGAGGGACGGCAAGGCCATGGTCGTGTGCATGAGCCGGCGCATCTGCGTCGAGCTGTACGACGAGATCGTCAAGCTGCGGCCCGATTGGGCGGGCGACGAGGACGGCGTTTCCGATGAGCGGGGCGCCATCAAGGTCGTCATGACCGGCTCGGCCTCCGATCCGGTCGAGTGGCAGAAGCACATCCGCAACAAGCCCCGGCGCGAGGCGCTGGCCAACCGTTTCCGCGACCCCGCGGATCCGCTGCGCATGGTGCTCGTGCGCGACATGTGGCTCACCGGCTTCGACGCGCCGAGCCTGCACACGATGTACGTGGACAAGCCGATGCGCGGGCATGGGCTGATGCAGGCGATCGCGCGCGTCAACCGGGTGTTCGAGCGCAAGCTCGGCGGGCTCGTCGTGGACTATCTGGGGCTGGCGCACGAGCTGAAGCGGGCGCTCGCGACCTACACCGAGAGTGGCGGCACCGGGCGCACGGCCCTCGACCAGGACGAAGCCGTGGCCGTGATGCTGGAGAAGTACGAGGTCTGCTGCGGGCTCTTCCACGGCTTCGACCGTGGCAAGTGGACCACCGGCACACCGCAGGAGCGGCTCGGCCTGCTGCCGCCGGCCCAGGAGCACATCCTCGCCCAGGAGAACGGCAAGGACCGCTGCCTGCGTGCCGTCCGTGAGCTGTCGCAGGCCTTCGCGCTGGCGGTGCCGCACGAGGAGGCGCTGCGCATCCGCGACGACGTGTCGTTCTTCCAGGCCGTGGCTGCCGTGCTCGCCAAGCGCGCGCCCGGCGAGGCCCGGCCGGAGGAGGACCTCGATCACGCGGTCCGCCAGATCATCTCCCGCGCGGTGGCCCCCGAAGGCGTCGTGGACATCTTCGCCGCGGCCGGGCTCGAGAAGCCCGAGATCTCGATCCTGTCGGACGAGTTCCTCGCCGAGGTGCGCGGCATGCCGCAGCGCAACCTGGCGGTCGAGCTGCTGCAGAAGCTGCTCAAGGGAGAGCTGGCCACGCGGCGACGAAAGAACGTCGTCCAGGCCCGTTCCTTCGCCGAGATGCTGGAGCAGACCATCCGGCGCTACCAGAACCGCGCGATCGAGGCGGCGCAGGTGATCGAGGAGCTGATCCAGCTCGCGAAGGATATGCGGGCGGCGAACGCGCGCGGCGAGACGCTCGGTCTCTCGGAAGACGAGCTCGCCTTCTACGACGCCCTGGAGACGAACGACAGCGCGGTGAAGGTGCTCGGCGACGAGACCCTGCGCGGCATCGCCCGCGAGCTGGTCGAGACCGTGCGGAACAATGTGACCATCGACTGGACGCTGCGGGAGAACGTGCGTGCCCAGCTCCGGGTGCTCGTCAAGCGCATCCTCCGCAAGCACGGATACCCGCCGGACAAGCAGGAGAAGGCAACGCAGACCGTGCTCGAGCAGGCGGCGTTGCTGTCCGAAGTCTGGGCCACGGCGTGA
- a CDS encoding DNA-processing protein DprA, which translates to MTDALSPNTKAILLLTAPLITGRSKKSSDLLTPGEYKKLAKHLLELGAKPADFLAPAADQLLGDCHRVIDKARLERLLARGFLLSQAVERWHARAIWVVSRADGTYPQRLKARLRENAPAVLYGCGDRKLLESGGLAVVGSRNVDDALIEYTQEIGRLAASAGRTLVSGGARGIDQAAMRGALETGGRVTGVLADSLEKTAMQREHRNMLLEDQLVLVSPYDPSAGFNVGHAMQRNKLIYALADAALVVSADRGKGGTWAGAIEQLETLHLVPVFVRTTAGSSAGLDALAEKGALAWPEPVDADGLAAAIATPAPEHRPPADQGQLSFPPPRDGAGEVREAGTPASVSPASFPPADQRELLAADELFSTVRSLVVRLVRGPTKAAEIARGLGVTGPQAQKWLKRLVEEGVLEKNKKDARYSISQARLFESEGAREPAAKTKPAGTGE; encoded by the coding sequence ATGACTGACGCGCTCTCGCCGAACACGAAGGCGATCTTGCTGCTGACGGCCCCGTTGATCACCGGGCGCAGCAAGAAGTCCAGCGATCTCCTCACACCGGGCGAGTACAAGAAGCTCGCCAAGCACCTGCTCGAGCTGGGAGCGAAGCCCGCCGATTTTCTGGCCCCTGCAGCCGACCAGCTCCTCGGCGATTGCCACCGCGTGATCGACAAGGCCCGACTCGAGCGCCTGCTGGCCCGGGGCTTCCTCCTGAGCCAGGCTGTCGAACGCTGGCATGCCCGGGCGATCTGGGTGGTGAGCCGGGCCGACGGCACGTACCCACAGAGACTGAAGGCGCGTCTGCGCGAGAATGCTCCGGCCGTTCTCTACGGCTGCGGAGACAGGAAGCTCCTGGAGAGCGGTGGTCTGGCTGTCGTGGGCTCGCGCAACGTCGACGACGCACTGATCGAGTACACGCAGGAGATCGGCCGGCTCGCGGCGTCGGCCGGGCGAACGCTGGTTTCCGGGGGCGCCCGGGGCATCGACCAGGCGGCCATGCGCGGTGCCCTGGAAACGGGCGGCAGGGTGACGGGCGTGCTCGCGGACAGCCTCGAGAAGACAGCCATGCAGCGAGAACACCGGAATATGCTGCTGGAGGATCAGCTCGTCCTGGTCTCTCCCTATGACCCGAGTGCGGGGTTCAACGTCGGCCATGCGATGCAACGCAACAAGCTGATCTACGCCCTGGCCGATGCCGCTCTGGTCGTGAGCGCAGACCGCGGCAAGGGCGGCACGTGGGCCGGTGCGATCGAGCAGCTCGAGACGCTGCACCTGGTGCCCGTCTTCGTGCGCACGACAGCGGGATCCTCCGCCGGGCTCGATGCGCTTGCTGAGAAGGGGGCGCTGGCTTGGCCGGAGCCGGTCGATGCCGATGGTCTGGCCGCCGCGATCGCGACGCCAGCCCCCGAGCACAGGCCTCCGGCGGACCAGGGGCAGCTCTCCTTCCCGCCGCCTCGGGATGGCGCGGGGGAGGTCCGAGAAGCGGGGACTCCCGCTTCCGTGTCTCCAGCGAGCTTTCCTCCAGCGGACCAACGCGAGCTCTTGGCTGCCGATGAGCTGTTCTCGACTGTGCGTTCGCTGGTCGTTCGGCTCGTGCGCGGACCCACGAAGGCAGCCGAGATCGCCCGCGGCCTGGGAGTCACCGGACCTCAGGCCCAGAAATGGCTGAAGCGTCTCGTGGAGGAAGGTGTGCTGGAGAAGAACAAGAAGGATGCGCGCTATTCGATCTCCCAGGCGCGTCTGTTCGAATCCGAGGGTGCGCGCGAGCCGGCCGCCAAGACCAAGCCTGCAGGAACAGGGGAGTGA
- a CDS encoding restriction endonuclease subunit S: MAGKRLADACIVVMGQSPPGESCNTDGVGVPLLNGPTEYGPDHPAPVQFTTDARKRAKPGDLLFCVRGSTTGRMNWADQEYAIGRGIAAVRHKNDPRLQPFVRAAIEYSLPGLLAQATGSTFPNVSADQLSGLWWPPLNVGEQRAIAHILGTLDDKIELNRRMSETLEAMARALFKSWFVDFDPVRAKAEGRDPGLPQPLADLFPARLVESELGEIPEGWEVKSLDEIARFLNGLALQKYPPVGDRSLPVIKIAQLRAGNTTGSDRASADLDPDYIVKDGEILFSWSGSLESVLWAGGEGALNQHLFKVTSATYPRWLCYLGVHAHLDDFRHIAAGKATTMGHIQRHHLSDAKLAVPPAQLLGAMSEHLAPMIESLWRRKVDSRTLAALRDTLLPKLISGELRVNNPERVAGIGAE, encoded by the coding sequence ATGGCGGGTAAGCGGCTTGCGGACGCTTGTATTGTCGTGATGGGGCAATCGCCCCCGGGCGAGTCCTGCAACACCGATGGAGTCGGGGTGCCGCTCCTCAATGGACCAACTGAGTACGGGCCGGACCACCCAGCTCCCGTTCAGTTCACGACCGATGCGCGGAAGCGTGCCAAACCAGGCGATTTGCTCTTCTGCGTTCGCGGTTCGACCACGGGTCGCATGAATTGGGCCGATCAGGAGTACGCAATAGGTCGAGGCATCGCAGCGGTAAGACACAAGAATGACCCCCGCCTTCAGCCCTTCGTCCGGGCAGCAATTGAGTATTCCTTGCCCGGCCTACTCGCTCAAGCCACTGGGTCGACGTTCCCAAACGTCTCGGCCGATCAGCTCTCGGGACTCTGGTGGCCGCCACTCAATGTCGGCGAGCAACGCGCCATCGCGCACATCCTCGGCACGCTGGATGACAAGATCGAGCTGAACCGGCGGATGAGCGAGACGCTGGAGGCGATGGCGCGGGCGCTCTTCAAGTCGTGGTTCGTGGACTTCGACCCCGTCCGCGCCAAGGCCGAAGGCCGCGATCCCGGCCTCCCCCAGCCCCTCGCCGACCTCTTCCCCGCCCGCCTCGTCGAGTCTGAACTCGGCGAGATCCCCGAGGGGTGGGAGGTGAAGAGCCTCGACGAGATCGCACGCTTCCTCAATGGACTGGCCTTGCAGAAATATCCGCCGGTTGGTGATCGGTCGCTGCCGGTGATCAAGATTGCCCAGCTCCGCGCGGGCAACACCACTGGCTCAGATCGCGCCAGCGCGGATCTGGACCCGGACTACATCGTGAAGGACGGCGAAATCCTCTTCTCGTGGTCCGGATCCCTTGAGTCCGTGTTGTGGGCGGGAGGTGAGGGCGCGCTGAACCAACACCTGTTCAAGGTCACATCGGCGACGTACCCGCGCTGGCTCTGCTACCTCGGAGTGCACGCGCATCTTGACGACTTCCGTCACATCGCCGCAGGTAAGGCGACCACGATGGGCCATATCCAGCGTCACCACCTATCTGACGCCAAGCTCGCGGTGCCGCCTGCGCAACTCCTGGGAGCAATGAGTGAGCACCTCGCGCCAATGATCGAATCGCTTTGGCGGCGCAAAGTCGACTCTCGCACCCTCGCCGCCCTGCGCGACACACTGCTGCCCAAGCTCATCTCCGGCGAGCTGCGAGTGAACAACCCAGAGCGGGTCGCCGGGATAGGCGCAGAATGA